A genomic region of Castor canadensis chromosome 16, mCasCan1.hap1v2, whole genome shotgun sequence contains the following coding sequences:
- the Pdlim4 gene encoding PDZ and LIM domain protein 4 isoform X3, giving the protein MGSWLIHMPESKSWPSAPDDKAQAHRIHIDLEAQASLSQDGSPVTSRRPSATGIGPEDSRPGLGSLYGQPPRLPVPHNGSNSEAILPTQMSNLHVSPPLSADPARVLPRNRDCRVDLGSEVYRMIREPAEPSATEPKQSGSFRYLQGMLEASEGGERPGLGGPRNLKPAASKLGAPLSGLQGLPECTGCGHGIVGTIVKARDKLYHPECFMCSDCGLNLKQRGYFFLDERLYCENHAKARVKPPEGYDVVAVYPNAKVELV; this is encoded by the exons ATGGGCTCCTGGCTGATCCACAT GCCTGAAAGCAAGAGCTGGCCTAGTGCCCCTGACGACAAGGCTCAAGCACACAGGATCCACATCGACCTTGAAGCCCAG GCCTCACTCTCACAGGATGGCAGTCCAGTGACCAGCAGGCGGCCCTCAGCCACCGGGATTGGGCCAGAAGATAGCAGACCAGGCCTGGGATCTCTGTATGGGCAGCCACCTCGCCTTCCTGTACCTCACAATGGCAGCAACAGTGAGGCCATCCTGCCAACTCAGATGAGCAACCTGCACGTGTCTCCACCCCTCAG CGCTGATCCAGCCAGGGTCCTTCCAAGGAACCGGGACTGCAGAGTAGACCTGGGCTCGGAGGTGTACAGGATGATAAGGGAGCCAGCTGAGCCATCTGCCACCGAACCCAAGCAGTCAGGCTCCTTCCGCTACTTGCAGGGCATGCTAGAAGCCAGCGAGGGTG GGGAGCGGCCTGGTCTTGGTGGCCCCCGGAATCTCAAGCCTGCAGCCAGCAAGCTGGGTGCTCCACTGAGTGGCTTGCAAGGGTTGCCGGAGTGCACAGGCTGTGGCCACGGGATTGT GGGCACCATTGTCAAGGCACGGGACAAGCTCTACCACCCTGAGTGCTTCATGTGTAGCGACTGCGGCCTGAACCTCAAGCAGCGTGGCTACTTCTTCCTGGATGAGCGGCTGTACTGCGAGAACCACGCCAAGGCACGTGTCAAGCCACCAGAGGGCTATGACGTGGTGGCTGTATACCCTAACGCCAAAGTGGAACTTGTCTGA
- the Pdlim4 gene encoding PDZ and LIM domain protein 4 isoform X4 has translation MGSWLIHMPESKSWPSAPDDKAQAHRIHIDLEAQDGSPVTSRRPSATGIGPEDSRPGLGSLYGQPPRLPVPHNGSNSEAILPTQMSNLHVSPPLSADPARVLPRNRDCRVDLGSEVYRMIREPAEPSATEPKQSGSFRYLQGMLEASEGGERPGLGGPRNLKPAASKLGAPLSGLQGLPECTGCGHGIVGTIVKARDKLYHPECFMCSDCGLNLKQRGYFFLDERLYCENHAKARVKPPEGYDVVAVYPNAKVELV, from the exons ATGGGCTCCTGGCTGATCCACAT GCCTGAAAGCAAGAGCTGGCCTAGTGCCCCTGACGACAAGGCTCAAGCACACAGGATCCACATCGACCTTGAAGCCCAG GATGGCAGTCCAGTGACCAGCAGGCGGCCCTCAGCCACCGGGATTGGGCCAGAAGATAGCAGACCAGGCCTGGGATCTCTGTATGGGCAGCCACCTCGCCTTCCTGTACCTCACAATGGCAGCAACAGTGAGGCCATCCTGCCAACTCAGATGAGCAACCTGCACGTGTCTCCACCCCTCAG CGCTGATCCAGCCAGGGTCCTTCCAAGGAACCGGGACTGCAGAGTAGACCTGGGCTCGGAGGTGTACAGGATGATAAGGGAGCCAGCTGAGCCATCTGCCACCGAACCCAAGCAGTCAGGCTCCTTCCGCTACTTGCAGGGCATGCTAGAAGCCAGCGAGGGTG GGGAGCGGCCTGGTCTTGGTGGCCCCCGGAATCTCAAGCCTGCAGCCAGCAAGCTGGGTGCTCCACTGAGTGGCTTGCAAGGGTTGCCGGAGTGCACAGGCTGTGGCCACGGGATTGT GGGCACCATTGTCAAGGCACGGGACAAGCTCTACCACCCTGAGTGCTTCATGTGTAGCGACTGCGGCCTGAACCTCAAGCAGCGTGGCTACTTCTTCCTGGATGAGCGGCTGTACTGCGAGAACCACGCCAAGGCACGTGTCAAGCCACCAGAGGGCTATGACGTGGTGGCTGTATACCCTAACGCCAAAGTGGAACTTGTCTGA